A region from the Coffea eugenioides isolate CCC68of chromosome 9, Ceug_1.0, whole genome shotgun sequence genome encodes:
- the LOC113782793 gene encoding G-type lectin S-receptor-like serine/threonine-protein kinase At1g11330 has product MITSQSPMRGSLFLLLACFCLEACTAVDYITITQPLQDSETIVSSGQTFKLGFFSPANSSDRYVGIMFNVPAVAVVWVANRDRPLNDSSGTLTISGDGNLVVLNGQKEILWSSKVSNSVANSTAQLLDTGNLVLTDNPSGRTLWESFQIPTDSYLRRMRLSSSTKGQKIRLTSWRNPSDPSIGSFSLGIEPQQTPQLFLWNDNKPYWRSGPWNGSVFIGVPGMDPVYLNGFSLVTDDTGLVYATFTYSNDSGLLYLELSSSGSILQKVLSDRKGDWEVTWSSQGSQCDVYGICGPFGSCKPHGSPICTCLQGFEPRDKVEWEGGNWTSGCTRKAMLQCERNNSVRSEGKQDGFLKLPNTKVPDLAEWVATSEDECGTQCSNNCSCLAYASYPGIGCMHWNGSLIDIQQLSSSDGADLYIRVPYSELGKKRDMKAVIATSVIAASLSFALSTYFCWKWLAKRKGKGDQISLIEAGEVFSHNLEQHKLEELPLYSYETLANATDDFEPKNELGKGGFGPVYKGKLSDGQGIAVKKLSKSSGQGIEEFMNEVMLISKLQHRNLVRLLGCCVEREEKMLVYEYMPNKSLDTYLFESSKPGLLDWNTRISIIEGIARGLIYLHRDSRLKIIHRDLKASNILLDEDLKPKISDFGLARIFGGNQDQANTNRVVGTYGYIAPEYAMQGRFSEKSDVYSFGVLLLEIVSGRRNTGFYHDEYELSLLGYAWNLWNENDITNLIDPSLIFDPCIEVEVMRYVHVGLLCVQEYTNDRPNVSAVLSMLNSEIAELPRPNLPAYIGRLGASARCSQKSTDSVNGASLTSVLGR; this is encoded by the exons ATGATaacttctcaatcaccaatgagGGGATCCCTTTTTCTACTACTTGCTTGCTTCTGTTTAGAAGCTTGTACAGCGGTGGATTATATAACAATCACTCAGCCTCTGCAGGACTCCGAAACTATAGTTTCTTCAGGCCAGACTttcaaattaggatttttcaGTCCTGCAAATAGTAGTGATCGATATGTTGGAATCATGTTCAATGTTCCTGCAGTTGCAGTAGTATGGGTGGCAAATAGAGACAGACCATTAAATGATTCATCAGGAACTCTGACAATCTCAGGAGACGGCAATCTTGTGGTCTTGAATGGGCAGAAGGAGATACTATGGTCATCTAAAGTTTCAAATTCTGTGGCAAATTCTACTGCACAACTCTTGGATACTGGAAACTTGGTTTTGACAGACAATCCCAGTGGAAGAACTCTGTGGGAAAGTTTTCAGATTCCGACAGACTCATATCTCCGGCGGATGAGATTAAGTTCGAGTACGAAAGGCCAGAAAATCCGATTGACCTCTTGGAGAAATCCTTCTGATCCATCTATCGGAAGTTTCTCCCTAGGTATTGAACCCCAGCAAACTCCACAACTCTTCCTTTGGAACGACAATAAACCTTATTGGCGCAGTGGTCCATGGAACGGCAGTGTCTTTATTGGAGTTCCTGGCATGGATCCAGTTTATCTAAATGGTTTTAGCCTGGTAACGGATGATACAGGATTGGTGTATGCTACCTTCACGTATTCAAATGATAGTGGTTTGTTGTACCTTGAATTGAGTTCCTCAGGGTCTATACTGCAGAAAGTTTTATCAGATAGAAAAGGGGATTGGGAGGTTACATGGTCAAGCCAAGGAAGTCAATGTGATGTCTATGGCATATGTGGACCTTTTGGAAGCTGCAAACCCCATGGTTCACCTATTTGTACATGTTTGCAAGGTTTTGAGCCTAGAGATAAGGTGGAATGGGAAGGAGGAAACTGGACTAGTGGTTGCACAAGAAAGGCAATGCTGCAATGTGAGAGAAATAATTCTGTTCGTTCTGAGGGCAAACAAGATGGATTCTTGAAGCTCCCAAACACTAAAGTTCCAGATTTGGCTGAATGGGTAGCAACTTCAGAAGACGAATGTGGTACTCAGTGCTCAAATAATTGCTCCTGTTTAGCTTATGCCTCTTATCCGGGCATTGGCTGTATGCACTGGAACGGAAGCTTAATTGATATACAGCAGTTATCCTCTTCTGACGGGGCAGATTTATACATACGTGTGCCTTATTCTGAACTTG GCAAGAAAAGGGACATGAAAGCAGTCATTGCAACCTCAGTAATTGCAGCATCTTTATCCTTTGCATTGTCTACATACTTTTGTTGGAAGTGGCTGGCTAAGCGGAAAG GGAAAGGAGATCAGATTTCATTAATTGAAGCAGGGGAAGTATTTAGCCACAACTTGGAGCAACACAAGCTTGAAGAGCTACCACTTTATAGTTACGAAACTTTAGCTAATGCAacagatgattttgaaccaaaaaaTGAGCTTGGAAAAGGTGGCTTTGGCCCTGTCTACAAG GGAAAGCTATCAGATGGACAGGGGATAGCTGTGAAAAAGCTTTCAAAATCTTCTGGTCAAGGAATTGAGGAGTTTATGAATGAGGTTATGCTGATTTCTAAACTTCAACATCGAAATCTTGTAAGACTTCTTGGCTGCTGTGttgaaagagaagaaaaaatgcTTGTGTACGAATACATGCCAAATAAAAGCTTGGATACCTATCTCTTTG AGTCATCGAAACCTGGTTTACTTGATTGGAACACCCGCATTAGCATCATTGAGGGGATTGCAAGAGGCCTCATTTACCTTCACAGGGATTCAAGATTGAAAATTATTCACAGGGATCTAAAAGCAAGCAACATCCTCTTAGATGAAGATCTTAAGCCAAAAATATCAGATTTCGGCTTAGCAAGAATTTTCGGAGGCAACCAAGATCAAGCAAATACCAACAGGGTTGTAGGAACCTA TGGCTACATAGCCCCTGAATATGCAATGCAGGGAAGATTTTCAGAAAAGTCAGATGTTTACAGTTTCGGAGTGCTATTATTGGAGATTGTAAGCGGAAGGAGAAACACGGGCTTTTACCATGATGAGTACGAGCTCAGCCTTTTAGGATAT GCCTGGAATTTGTGGAATGAAAATGATATAACAAATTTGATAGACCCATCATTGATCTTTGATCCATGCATCGAAGTGGAGGTCATGAGATACGTACATGTAGGACTACTATGCGTGCAAGAATATACAAATGATCGGCCAAATGTCTCAGCTGTTCTGTCAATGCTGAATAGTGAAATTGCAGAGCTTCCTCGTCCTAATTTACCAGCTTATATAGGAAGATTGGGTGCTTCAGCTCGATGTTCTCAAAAAAGCACAGATTCTGTGAATGGTGCAAGTCTAACAAGTGTTCTAGGCAGATAG
- the LOC113782792 gene encoding G-type lectin S-receptor-like serine/threonine-protein kinase At1g11330 gives MAALTRKRNNESPVSMRESFVLVLASCLTVCTAIDTITIARPVRDHETIVSSGQTFKLGFFSPANTSNRYVGIMYNIPGTTVIWVANRDKPVKDSTGILTIAEDGNLVILNGERETIWSSNVSKSVASSSAKLLDTGNLVLTDNSDGSTMWESFQIPTDSLVPKMRLSAGAKEKLQLTSWRSPSDPSIGDFSAGFHLFRPPQFFVWENNVPCWRSGPWSGNTFIGIPGMSSAYQSRLDLVEDNSGSTYFTYNSVNNPALFYYSLNSSGCLQAKVSIGKGDWSVTWSSLESQCDIYGKCGPFGSCNRLQSPICTCLQGFKPRDEEEWNRGHWSGGCIRKELLKCERNQSSSTDAKEDGFVRLPNMKVPDFLVLVVISEEACGSSCLKNCSCTAYAYYKGIGCMHWSGNLIDVQHFSYDGADLYVRVPYSELDKKKDTKAVTAVIVVAASLFIAVSLYFCWKRWAKHKGKDQDDQVSLFEPTYNVENMVSKTGDRAKLGELPLYTYETLAKATDNFEPCNELGKGGFGQVYKGKLLDGQEIAVKRLSNTSGQGIEEFMNEVVVISKLQHRNLVRLLGCCAEREEKMLVYEYMPNKSLDFHLFDSDKPSVLDWKKRVTIVDGIGRGLLYLHRDSRLKIIHRDLKASNILLDKELRPKISDFGLARIFGGNEDQANTRRVVGTYGYIAPEYAMEGMFSEKSDVYSFGVLLLEIVTGRRNSNFYYLENELSLLGYAWKLWNEKEAVKLIDAAIFVPGIEKEVLRYVHAGLLCVQEFAKDRPDISAVLSMLNSEISNLPLPKLPAYTRRLGSSESDSSSQRVDSINNVTVTIVEGR, from the exons ATGGCAGCACtgacaagaaaaagaaacaatgaATCTCCAGTCTCAATGAGGGAATCTTTTGTTCTTGTACTTGCTTCCTGTTTAACAGTTTGTACTGCCATAGACACCATTACTATCGCTAGGCCTGTCCGAGACCATGAAACTATAGTATCCTCCGGGCAAACCTTCAAGTTGGGCTTTTTTAGTCCTGCAAACACTAGTAATCGCTATGTTGGAATCATGTACAATATTCCTGGAACAACTGTTATATGGGTGGCTAACAGGGACAAACCTGTTAAGGATTCTACCGGAATTTTGACAATTGCAGAAGACGGTAACCTTGTAATCTTGAATGGGGAGAGGGAGACCATATGGTCTTCTAATGTTTCAAAGTCGGTGGCAAGCTCAAGTGCCAAACTTTTGGATACTGGGAACTTAGTCTTGACAGACAACTCAGATGGAAGTACGATGTGGGAGAGTTTCCAAATTCCTACTGATTCTTTGGTGCCAAAGATGAGATTAAGTGCGGGTGCAAAAGAGAAGCTCCAACTAACTTCCTGGAGAAGCCCTTCTGATCCTTCCATTGGAGATTTCTCTGCAGGCTTTCATCTTTTCCGACCTCCGCAGTTCTTTGTTTGGGAGAATAATGTACCTTGCTGGCGCAGTGGTCCATGGAGTGGTAATACGTTCATCGGAATACCTGGCATGAGTTCTGCTTATCAGAGTCGATTAGATCTGGTGGAGGACAATTCAGGATCTACTTATTTTACCTACAACTCTGTAAATAATCCGGCTCTGTTCTACTACTCATTGAATTCCTCAGGGTGTTTACAGGCAAAGGTCTCAATTGGAAAAGGAGATTGGAGTGTAACGTGGTCAAGTCTAGAAAGCCAATGTGATATTTATGGCAAATGTGGACCTTTTGGAAGCTGCAATCGTCTACAGTCACCAATTTGTACGTGTTTGCAAGGTTTTAAGCCAAGAGATGAAGAGGAATGGAACAGAGGACATTGGAGTGGTGGATGCATAAGAAAGGAATTGTTGAAATGTGAGAGAAATCAATCTTCCAGTACAGATGCCAAAGAAGATGGATTTGTTAGACTCCCAAACATGAAAGTTCCAGATTTCCTTGTGCTGGTAGTAATCTCAGAAGAAGCATGTGGTAGTTCTTGCTTGAAAAATTGCTCTTGCACAGCTTATGCATATTACAAAGGGATAGGATGTATGCACTGGAGTGGCAACCTAATCGATGTGCAGCACTTCTCCTATGATGGGGCAGACTTGTATGTACGCGTACCTTATTCTGAACTTG ATAAAAAGAAGGATACGAAAGCAGTCACTGCAGTCATAGTGGTTGCAGCATCTTTATTTATTGCCGTCTCTCtttatttttgttggaaaaGGTGGGCTAAGCACAAAG GTAAAGACCAAGATGATCAGGTGTCTTTGTTTGAACCTACGTATAATGTGGAAAACATGGTCAGCAAAACTGGGGACCGAGCCAAGTTAGGAGAGCTACCTCTGTATACTTATGAAACACTAGCTAAAGCAACAGATAACTTTGAACCATGCAATGAGCTGGGCAAAGGTGGTTTTGGTCAAGTCTACAAG GGAAAGCTGTTAGATGGCCAGGAAATTGCAGTGAAAAGGCTTTCCAACACTTCTGGCCAAGGCATTGAGGAGTTTATGAATGAAGTTGTGGTCATTTCTAAACTCCAGCACCGGAACCTTGTTAGACTCCTTGGCTGCTGTGctgaaagagaagagaaaatgcTAGTCTATGAATACATGCCAAACAAAAGCCTGGACTTCCATCTATTCG ATTCTGATAAGCCAAGTGTACTCGATTGGAAAAAACGCGTCACCATCGTTGATGGGATTGGCAGAGGCCTCCTTTACCTTCACAGAGATTCAAGATTAAAAATCATTCATAGAGATCTAAAGGCAAGCAATATTCTCTTAGATAAAGAGCTGAGACCCAAGATATCAGATTTTGGCTTGGCAAGAATTTTTGGAGGCAATGAAGATCAAGCCAATACAAGGAGGGTTGTGGGTACATA TGGCTACATTGCCCCGGAATATGCAATGGAAGGCATGTTTTCAGAAAAGTCAGATGTCTACAGCTTTGGGGTGCTGCTATTAGAGATTGTGACAGGAAGGAGAAATAGTAACTTCTATTATCTCGAGAATGAGCTGAGTCTACTTGGATAT GCCTGGAAATTGTGGAATGAAAAAGAAGCAGTTAAACTAATAGATGCAGCTATCTTTGTCCCGGGTATCGAAAAAGAGGTCTTGAGATACGTCCATGCAGGGCTATTGTGCGTGcaagaatttgcaaaagatAGGCCAGATATCTCTGCTGTTCTATCCATGCTTAACAGTGAAATTTCAAATCTCCCTCTTCCCAAATTACCGGCTTATACAAGAAGATTAGGATCTTCAGAAAGTGATTCTTCTTCGCAAAGGGTTGATTCTATTAACAATGTCACTGTAACGATTGTAGAAGGCCGATAA